In one window of Nothobranchius furzeri strain GRZ-AD chromosome 11, NfurGRZ-RIMD1, whole genome shotgun sequence DNA:
- the LOC107383479 gene encoding vang-like protein 2 yields the protein MDNESQYSGYSYKSSHSRSSRKHRDRRDRHRSKSRDSSSRGDKSVTIQTPGEPLLDAESTRGDERDDNWGETTTVVTGTSEHSISNEDLTRLTKDLEETTPLECKRFIGPALGGCLSFFALVTPLAFLILPQVLWRDALESCGTPCEGLYVSLAFKLLVLLISSWALFLRPPHATFPRFFVFRCLLMVLVFLFVASYWLFYGVRVLEPRERDYRGIVEYAASLVDALLFIQYLALVLLEVRHLQPAFCLKVVRSTDGASKFYNIGHLSIQRAAVWVLDRYYSDFPVYNPATLNLPKSILSKKMTGFKVYSLDENTTNNSTGQSRAMIAAAARRRDNSHNEYYYEEAEMERRVRKRKARLVVAVEEAFTHIKRLHEDEAASSPKHPREVMDPREAAQAIFAPMARAMQKYLRTTRQQGFHSMESILTHLQFCITHNMTPKAFLERYLTSGPTMQYQQQNGRGRQWTLVSEEPVTSALRQGLVFSLRRLDFSLVVTVTPLPFLRLGEEFIDPKSHKFVMRLQSETSV from the exons ATGGACAACGAGTCACAGTACTCGGGCTACTCCTACAAGTCGTCCCACTCGCGGAGCTCCCGCAAGCACAG GGACCGGAGGGATCGCCACCGCTCGAAGAGTCGAGACAGCAGCAGCCGTGGAGACAAATCAGTCACCATACAGACGCCTGGAGAACCGCTCCTGGATGCCGAGTCGACCCGAGGAGATGAACGG GATGATAACTGGGGGGAAACCACGACCGTCGTCACTGGAACCTCCGAGCACAGCATCTCCAACGAGGACCTGACTCGCCTCACCAAGGATTTGGAGGAGACCACTCCATTGGAGTGCAAGCGCTTCATCGGGCCGGCACTCGGAGGCTGCCTGAGTTTCTTCGCTCTGGTCACGCCTCTAGCCTTCCTCATCCTCCCGCAGGTCCTGTGGCGTGATGCCCTCGAGTCCTGCGGGACGCCCTGCGAAGGCCTCTACGTGTCCCTCGCCTTTAAGCTCCTGGTACTGCTCATCTCCTCTTGGGCGCTGTTCCTCCGGCCTCCACATGCCACCTTCCCACGTTTCTTCGTCTTccgttgcctgctgatggtgctgGTGTTCCTGTTTGTGGCGTCTTACTGGTTGTTCTACGGCGTGCGGGTGCTGGAGCCCAGGGAGAGGGACTACAGGGGGATCGTGGAGTACGCTGCCTCGCTGGTGGACGCCCTGCTCTTCATCCAGTACCtggctctggttctgctggaggtcCGACACCTGCAGCCGGCCTTCTGCCTTAAGGTGGTCCGGAGCACGGATGGAGCCAGCAAGTTCTACAACATTGGCCACCTCAG CATCCAACGTGCAGCTGTCTGGGTGTTGGATCGTTACTACAGCGACTTCCCTGTCTACAATCCTGCCACCCTCAACCTTCCCAAGTCCATCCTGTCCAAGAAGATGACCGGATTCAAGGTTTACTCCCTGGACG AAAACACCACTAATAACTCCACGGGCCAATCCCGGGCCATGATAGCAGCCGCTGCCAGGAGGAGAGACAACTCCCACAACGAATATTACTACGAGGAGGCGGAGATGGAGCGCAGGGTCCGCAAACGCAAGGCCAG GCTGGTTGTGGCCGTGGAGGAGGCCTTCACACACATCAAGCGTCTCCACGAAGACGAGGCTGCCTCGTCTCCGAAACACCCCAGAGAGGTGATGGACCCCCGGGAGGCAGCTCAGGCAATCTTTGCCCCGATGGCTCGGGCCATGCAAAAATACCTCAGAACCACACGGCAGCAGGGCTTCCACAGCATGGAGAGCATcctcacacacctgcagttcTGCATCACACACAACATGACGCCAAAG GCCTTCCTGGAGCGATACCTGACCTCCGGTCCCACCATGCAGTACCAGCAGCAGAACGGCAGGGGGCGCCAGTGGACTCTGGTGAGCGAGGAGCCCGTGACCTCAGCTCTACGTCAGGGTTTGGTCTTCTCACTGCGACGCCTGGACTTCTCCCTGGTTGTCACGGTGACACCTCTCCCCTTCCTCCGGCTTGGGGAGGAATTCATCGACCCAAAGAGCCACAAGTTTGTCATGAGGCTGCAGTCGGAGACCTCGGTGTGA